One genomic window of Acidobacteriota bacterium includes the following:
- a CDS encoding aromatic ring-hydroxylating dioxygenase subunit alpha, with the protein MPDDSPLERQTPDSLMLFGFWYRALPSNQLSRGKLAKAMLLEIPLALGRDRSGRAFALRDACPHRGMPLSCGHLEGTEIECSYHGWRFDAHSGQCTLIPSLVADQKLKVDRIYARSYPCEERDDFVWVFIPETGPAGAGFTKAAPAPAPAPEVPKFSEHYKLAYLTADLPCSVDHGIIGLMDPAHGPFVHQAWWWRTQSSIHEKQKNFEPIPYGFRMSAHTPSSNSAPYKLLRWYADGDSVTTTIDFVLPNMRSEIIRVGKYWFSSVTTVTPITRNHCRIDVVAAWNIFRWVPFAPELLKFVFAKFVEQDRKTMEEQSEGLKHNPHLMLIDDADRPAKWYFGLKQAMLDVKRNGGEFQHPLSGRVTLRWRS; encoded by the coding sequence ATGCCGGACGATTCCCCACTCGAACGACAGACGCCCGACTCGCTCATGCTGTTCGGCTTCTGGTATCGCGCGCTGCCTTCGAACCAACTGAGCCGCGGCAAACTAGCAAAAGCGATGTTGCTTGAGATTCCGCTCGCGTTGGGGCGCGATCGCTCGGGACGCGCGTTTGCCTTGCGTGATGCCTGTCCTCACCGCGGCATGCCGCTTTCCTGCGGACACCTTGAGGGCACAGAGATTGAGTGCTCCTATCACGGCTGGCGATTCGACGCGCACAGCGGCCAGTGCACGTTGATCCCTTCACTAGTCGCGGACCAGAAACTGAAAGTGGATCGCATTTACGCGAGGAGTTATCCGTGCGAAGAGCGGGATGATTTCGTTTGGGTATTCATTCCCGAGACCGGCCCTGCCGGCGCTGGATTCACGAAGGCTGCACCTGCCCCGGCACCGGCGCCCGAAGTTCCGAAATTCAGCGAGCACTACAAGCTTGCCTATCTCACCGCAGACCTTCCCTGCTCCGTTGATCACGGCATCATTGGACTGATGGATCCGGCACACGGGCCGTTTGTCCACCAGGCATGGTGGTGGCGCACACAGAGTTCGATCCACGAAAAACAGAAGAACTTTGAGCCGATTCCCTACGGATTCCGCATGAGCGCGCACACGCCCAGCTCGAACAGCGCTCCTTACAAGCTTCTGCGGTGGTATGCGGACGGCGACTCGGTCACAACGACGATCGACTTCGTCCTGCCGAACATGCGTTCGGAAATTATTCGCGTCGGCAAGTACTGGTTCTCAAGCGTGACCACCGTGACACCGATCACGCGCAACCATTGCCGCATCGATGTAGTCGCGGCGTGGAATATTTTTCGCTGGGTGCCATTTGCGCCGGAACTGCTGAAGTTCGTGTTCGCAAAATTCGTCGAGCAGGATCGCAAGACGATGGAAGAGCAATCCGAGGGACTGAAACACAATCCCCACTTGATGCTGATCGACGATGCGGACCGTCCTGCCAAGTGGTACTTCGGGTTGAAGCAGGCCATGCTCGACGTTAAGAGAAATGGCGGAGAATTTCAGCATCCTCTCAGCGGACGGGTGACTTTGCGCTGGCGAAGCTGA
- a CDS encoding ferredoxin--NADP reductase, giving the protein MSDKHFRARITARAEFAHDLWMIRIDPGAAFPFQPGQYATLGVEGFDVEGRRLERPYSIVSSPHEREVEFFFELVPHGATTPPLHLLHLGDEVMMRKVPKGRFTMDTSNPERNHHLLLCTVTGIAPFVSYVRTLFKDWKDGKFKGDHKLFVVNGASRSWEFGYRSELASFAQEVPWLTYIPTVSRPWEDADWKGEVGRVDELIRKYTDQWGCTAQNSTAYLCGHPDMVENGKGILKRAGFQKEHLKEEIYWIPEKAAT; this is encoded by the coding sequence ATGAGCGACAAGCATTTCCGGGCCCGCATCACGGCGCGAGCGGAGTTCGCGCACGACCTTTGGATGATCCGCATCGACCCAGGCGCAGCCTTTCCCTTTCAGCCCGGCCAATATGCCACGCTCGGCGTGGAAGGCTTCGACGTGGAAGGACGGCGCCTGGAGCGTCCGTACTCCATCGTGTCTTCCCCCCACGAGCGCGAAGTGGAGTTTTTCTTCGAACTCGTGCCCCATGGCGCGACCACGCCTCCGCTGCATTTGCTGCACCTCGGCGACGAAGTCATGATGCGCAAGGTTCCCAAGGGCCGTTTCACGATGGACACCTCGAATCCCGAACGCAACCATCACTTGTTGCTCTGTACCGTCACCGGCATCGCGCCTTTCGTGAGCTATGTGAGAACGCTCTTTAAAGACTGGAAAGACGGCAAGTTCAAAGGCGACCACAAATTATTCGTGGTCAATGGTGCCAGCCGCTCGTGGGAATTCGGGTACCGCAGCGAGTTGGCAAGCTTCGCGCAGGAAGTGCCTTGGCTGACGTACATCCCGACCGTGAGTCGTCCCTGGGAGGACGCCGACTGGAAAGGCGAAGTTGGACGTGTGGATGAACTGATCCGCAAATACACCGATCAATGGGGATGCACGGCGCAGAACAGCACGGCCTATCTGTGTGGGCACCCGGACATGGTTGAGAATGGCAAGGGAATCCTGAAACGCGCTGGCTTTCAAAAGGAACATCTCAAGGAAGAGATTTACTGGATTCCAGAAAAGGCCGCGACTTAA
- a CDS encoding UbiX family flavin prenyltransferase translates to MYLSPPENLTVATTGASGALFLKHLLLTVERDDRVKTVNFIASGSALRVIAEELGIEGRSDLLRQIIGTPSEKIHHQSNSDIGANVASGSYPSDAMVVIPCSVGTLGRIANGIALHLIERAADVSLKERRPLVLCVRETPLNKIHIRNMSLAADAGATIFPLIPAFYNRPTSVETMAHEFANRVLAHIGLPQKDAFQWKG, encoded by the coding sequence TTGTATCTTTCGCCGCCGGAAAACCTTACCGTTGCCACCACCGGCGCCAGTGGGGCGTTGTTCCTGAAGCACTTACTGCTGACTGTCGAACGCGATGACCGGGTCAAGACCGTTAATTTCATCGCTTCCGGCAGCGCCTTGCGCGTCATTGCCGAGGAACTTGGAATCGAAGGCCGTTCTGACCTGCTACGTCAGATCATCGGCACACCGTCGGAGAAGATTCACCATCAGTCCAATTCCGATATCGGCGCCAACGTCGCCAGCGGGTCGTATCCTTCGGACGCGATGGTCGTGATTCCTTGCAGCGTCGGTACTCTGGGCCGCATCGCCAACGGCATTGCTTTGCACCTGATCGAGCGCGCTGCCGATGTGTCCCTGAAAGAGCGCCGGCCGCTGGTGTTGTGCGTGCGCGAAACGCCGCTCAACAAGATCCACATCCGCAACATGTCCCTAGCAGCGGACGCAGGGGCGACGATCTTTCCGCTCATCCCGGCCTTCTATAACCGTCCGACTAGCGTCGAGACCATGGCGCACGAGTTCGCGAATCGCGTTCTAGCTCACATCGGACTCCCGCAGAAGGACGCGTTCCAGTGGAAAGGCTGA
- a CDS encoding ChaN family lipoprotein codes for MATQGILRSRRSAAQLHALVGVEREIRSYDHAGGRKYLRDFRDAYQSYQEILTPEQVRDEIAGSEIALVADYHALPSSQRFLASLMRDPEVNRRPLVLGVETIFSRDQHIVDEWWRGEIEEAEFRERVRFDFDWGYDWVPFYELLSAARDHAIGVYGLDCMPREDLRKINARDRHAADKIAEIHARHPDALVLVLFGESHLAPRHLPAQVRERLPNARVITALQNVDALYWRAAGEPSDHVEAVRVADDVVCVFNATPLEKYENYRLYLNRWGRNEQGAIDLGPTVYNLIDGLVRFLGINLYSPHNTTQPRLLVDLMPEVYSRNSDSLLRRLLSRKGFSASERKAMLQRVHDRGSAYLAPLNAFYIRKFHMMTGAEDAARFLHHACRGLPDRVNGKVPEPRAPHDAFFAATLENALACFGSRILYPARPAFRDADLRALYDLTREDLEQQTSLPYSDAVEIIDFVAWHRESGRPDRAAAPDWSRALSFSGRKREYVTQQLGCLLGNDLYDAYLEGTISAPLLRRLFLEHLEAPGAAQLAYANLNQRLR; via the coding sequence ATGGCGACGCAAGGGATATTGCGGTCACGGCGGAGTGCGGCGCAGCTTCATGCGCTGGTCGGGGTGGAGCGCGAAATCCGCTCTTACGATCATGCCGGCGGACGCAAATATCTTCGCGACTTCCGCGACGCTTACCAGTCCTACCAGGAGATCCTTACGCCAGAGCAGGTTCGCGACGAGATCGCGGGCTCCGAGATTGCGCTGGTTGCCGACTATCACGCATTACCGAGTTCGCAGCGCTTTCTCGCTTCGTTGATGCGCGATCCGGAAGTAAACCGGCGTCCACTGGTATTGGGAGTGGAGACGATTTTTTCCCGCGACCAGCACATTGTCGACGAATGGTGGCGCGGCGAGATCGAGGAAGCGGAGTTTCGCGAGCGCGTCCGCTTCGACTTCGACTGGGGATACGACTGGGTTCCGTTTTACGAATTGCTCTCCGCGGCCCGCGACCATGCGATCGGCGTTTACGGACTCGACTGCATGCCACGCGAAGACCTGCGAAAGATCAACGCGCGCGACCGTCACGCCGCCGACAAGATTGCTGAAATTCACGCGCGTCATCCCGATGCGCTTGTGCTGGTGTTGTTCGGGGAATCGCATCTGGCGCCGCGGCATCTGCCGGCGCAGGTTAGGGAGCGTCTTCCGAATGCACGCGTGATTACGGCGCTGCAAAACGTGGACGCGCTCTACTGGCGGGCTGCGGGCGAGCCATCCGATCACGTGGAAGCGGTGCGCGTTGCCGACGACGTGGTCTGCGTCTTCAACGCGACGCCGCTGGAAAAATACGAGAACTACCGGCTTTACCTCAATCGCTGGGGACGAAATGAACAAGGCGCGATTGATCTGGGACCCACCGTTTACAACCTGATCGACGGACTGGTGCGATTTCTCGGCATCAATCTATATTCGCCGCACAACACAACGCAGCCACGCCTGCTGGTCGACTTGATGCCGGAAGTCTATTCCCGCAACTCGGACAGTCTTTTGCGACGACTTCTGTCACGTAAAGGGTTTTCGGCCAGTGAGCGCAAGGCCATGTTGCAGCGCGTGCACGATCGAGGCAGCGCATACCTGGCGCCGCTCAACGCCTTCTATATTCGTAAGTTCCACATGATGACCGGTGCGGAAGATGCCGCACGGTTCCTGCACCATGCCTGCCGCGGCCTGCCAGATCGCGTCAACGGAAAAGTTCCCGAGCCGCGCGCGCCACATGATGCCTTCTTTGCCGCAACGCTGGAAAATGCTCTCGCTTGTTTTGGATCGCGCATTCTCTATCCCGCACGCCCGGCGTTTCGTGACGCGGACTTGCGGGCGCTCTATGATTTGACTCGCGAAGATCTCGAGCAACAGACTTCCCTGCCTTACTCGGATGCCGTGGAAATTATCGATTTCGTTGCCTGGCATCGCGAGTCAGGACGCCCCGATCGTGCGGCCGCTCCCGACTGGTCACGCGCCCTGTCATTCAGCGGACGCAAACGGGAATACGTTACGCAACAACTGGGATGCCTGCTGGGAAACGACCTCTACGATGCTTACCTGGAAGGAACCATCAGTGCTCCCTTGCTGCGGAGGCTGTTCCTGGAACACCTTGAAGCCCCTGGCGCCGCCCAGCTGGCCTACGCGAATCTAAACCAGCGCCTGCGGTGA
- a CDS encoding TetR/AcrR family transcriptional regulator: protein MHREATVEPRQEILRAAARLFQQQGYDATSMNDVAAALKLSKGGLYHHFQSKDEILFHIMSHAMDITEERVINTARRVEGAEERLRTLIRLHIEVVISEEDREITVMLHENHPLPAPFRRKINARKKDYVHFVENLITDVQRQRGSASQVTPRAAAFALLGMVNWIYQWYKPDGPLTGDVIVRQFTDIFFRGAVA from the coding sequence ATGCACCGCGAAGCGACCGTCGAACCCCGTCAGGAAATTCTGCGCGCCGCCGCCCGATTATTTCAGCAGCAGGGGTACGATGCCACGTCGATGAACGATGTGGCGGCCGCGCTCAAGCTCTCTAAAGGCGGCCTTTACCATCACTTCCAGTCCAAGGACGAGATCCTGTTCCACATCATGTCGCATGCCATGGACATCACCGAGGAACGGGTGATCAATACGGCGCGGCGAGTCGAAGGGGCGGAAGAGCGGCTGCGCACGCTAATCCGTTTGCATATTGAAGTCGTGATCAGTGAAGAAGATCGCGAGATCACGGTGATGCTGCACGAGAATCATCCGCTGCCGGCTCCGTTTCGGCGCAAGATCAACGCTCGCAAGAAAGACTACGTCCACTTCGTCGAAAATTTGATTACCGACGTGCAGCGGCAGCGCGGCTCAGCCTCGCAAGTCACGCCGCGCGCCGCCGCCTTCGCGTTGCTGGGAATGGTCAACTGGATCTACCAATGGTACAAGCCTGATGGCCCGCTCACCGGAGATGTGATCGTCCGTCAATTCACGGATATATTTTTCCGCGGAGCAGTGGCGTAG
- a CDS encoding cupin domain-containing protein, with the protein MNHFFHINELNAERAEKGKLYLEFLRVPAMSAGVYVLPKGGRDPQKPHREDEMYFVVRGRARMQIGVEHAEVRAGSVIFVEAEAEHKFYDIQEELEVLVFFAPAEQE; encoded by the coding sequence ATGAATCATTTCTTTCACATCAACGAACTCAACGCAGAGCGTGCCGAAAAGGGAAAGCTCTACCTGGAGTTTCTGCGCGTGCCGGCGATGAGCGCCGGGGTGTACGTGCTTCCCAAGGGCGGTAGGGATCCTCAGAAACCGCATCGCGAAGATGAAATGTATTTCGTGGTTCGCGGACGCGCGCGCATGCAGATTGGCGTCGAGCATGCTGAGGTGCGCGCAGGGTCGGTCATCTTCGTGGAAGCGGAAGCGGAACACAAGTTCTACGACATCCAGGAAGAATTGGAAGTATTGGTGTTCTTCGCGCCGGCCGAGCAGGAGTGA
- a CDS encoding STAS/SEC14 domain-containing protein, with protein MDDRIHFIEHKGKKILLCDFSHATAHQMQLLLEHLRITVAQHGHETVVTLADLTDAEIDRTVATRIKEVLTLDRPFVKKTAWVGTEKIPHALMEGFHTFSQRNIATFKTREEAMDWLATA; from the coding sequence ATGGACGACCGCATTCATTTCATCGAGCACAAGGGCAAGAAGATCCTGCTGTGCGACTTCTCGCATGCCACCGCCCATCAGATGCAGCTTCTGCTGGAGCATCTGCGCATAACAGTTGCCCAGCACGGTCACGAGACAGTCGTCACTCTAGCTGATCTCACCGATGCTGAAATCGACCGCACAGTCGCGACCAGAATCAAGGAAGTGTTGACCCTGGATCGCCCCTTCGTCAAAAAGACAGCTTGGGTCGGCACCGAAAAAATCCCCCACGCCCTCATGGAAGGCTTTCACACCTTCTCGCAACGCAACATCGCAACGTTCAAAACGCGCGAAGAAGCGATGGACTGGCTGGCGACGGCCTGA